One genomic region from Gossypium hirsutum isolate 1008001.06 chromosome D13, Gossypium_hirsutum_v2.1, whole genome shotgun sequence encodes:
- the LOC107920425 gene encoding nucleolin 1 isoform X3: MGKSSKKSTPKVEAAPAVASPKSGKKGKREAQETLEKQVTVKKQKKNDGVAQAVVKKKVEAKTQKKKKDETSSSSDDSSDSEDEPVPLKKQAATTKSGSVPAKKAKQASSLKSSESSSEDDSSSDEEAPQNKKPVVSKNGPVPAAKTVKADSSSESSSEEDSSSDEEAPAKKKNPVVAKKGSVPAAKTLKADSSSSSSEEDSSSDEEAPAQNKKPVAAKPGSIPAAKAVKADSSSESSSEEDSSSDEEAPAQNKKSVATKSVSVPDAKTVKADSSSESSSEEGSSSDEEASVQKKKPVVAKSGSIPVAKTVKADSSSESSSEEDSSSDEERVAKTKVVTAVKNDSAPAKKGESSSSSDASDEDSSSDENEEKSKPATKKGPTTVPKKGTSESSESDISSDEEDEPPQKATLPASAAKNVPSAVAKGKTASSDSSSEEDSDEEDVKKATVVKKASAPTPKKMEDSSSSSSDDSDSEEEEQKDETKGGKKPVTGKTAKKEDSSESSEDTDSSEDEAPTNNVPVGSKRPAPTAGRKTEQDSDDSEDDSSDESEDEQPVAAKKSKVVSDAGKDAKAVKKVSSSEEEESEESSSDDEESDEETLKRKETDVEMVDATTPQKITKLEDLKSGKKAPQTPTTPQVQSTGSKTLFVGNLPFQVEQADIKNFFKDAGEVVDIRLSTDFEGNFKGYGHVEFATAEAAQKALELNGEYLMNRSLRLDLARERGAYTPSSGNGNNSFQKGGRGQARTIYVRGFDQSLSQDEAKQSLEEHFGSCGEISRVAIPVDRETGYVRGYAYLDFNEGDSFNKALELNGSELNKYSLTVDEAKPRGEFHDGPGSGRGGGRSGGRDGGGRSGGWSGGRDVGGRGGRGGRRGGGRFGGGRGTPNKPNLAAAGTG, encoded by the exons AtgggaaaatcaagcaaaaaatcGACCCCCAAA GTTGAAGCAGCACCTGCTGTAGCTTCTCCCAAGTCCGGGAAAAAAG GAAAGAGagaagctcaagaaactcttgaGAAACAAGTGACTGTGAAAAAGCAGAAGAAAAACGATGGGGTGGCACAGGCTGTTGTAAAGAAGAAGGTTGAAGCAAAGacccaaaagaagaagaaagacgAAACCAGTAGTTCTTCAGACGATTCTTCTGACTCCGAGGAT GAACCGGTGCCTCTGAAAAAACAGGCAGCTACTACCAAGAGTGGCTCTGTACCTGCAAAGAAAGCAAAGCAAGCTAGCAGTTTGAAGTCTTCCGAGTCTAGTAGCGAGGACGATTCATCTTCAGACGAA gaaGCTCCTCAGAATAAAAAACCTGTAGTTTCTAAAAATGGCCCTGTTCCAGCTGCCAAGACAGTGAAAGCTGATAGTAGTTCTGAGTCTAGCAGTGAGGAAGATTCATCCTCTGACGAA GAAGCTCCTGCTAAGAAGAAAAACCCTGTAGTTGCTAAAAAAGGCTCTGTTCCAGCTGCCAAGACACTGAAAGCTGATAGCAGTTCTTCAAGTAGTGAGGAAGATTCATCCTCTGATGAA gaAGCTCCTGCTCAGAATAAAAAACCTGTAGCTGCAAAACCTGGCTCTATTCCGGCTGCTAAGGCTGTTAAAGCTGATAGTAGTTCTGAGTCTAGTAGCGAAGAAGACTCATCCTCTGATGAA GAAGCTCCTGCACAGAATAAAAAATCTGTAGCCACTAAAAGTGTATCTGTTCCAGATGCTAAGACTGTGAAAGCTGATAGTAGTTCTGAGTCTAGTAGTGAGGAGGGTTCATCCTCTGACGAA GAAGCTTCTGTTCAGAAGAAAAAACCCGTAGTTGCTAAAAGTGGCTCTATACCAGTTGCTAAGACAGTGAAAGCTGATAGTAGTTCAGAGTCTAGTAGTGAGGAAGATTCATCCTCCGATGAA GAACGTGTTGCAAAAACAAAGGTAGTGACAGCTGTTAAAAATGACTCTGCACCTGCTAAGAAAGGTGAGTCCTCCAGCAGCTCTGATGCTTCAGATGAAGATAGCAGCTCAGATGAAAATGAA GAAAAATCAAAACCTGCCACTAAGAAAGGACCTACCACTGTTCCAAAAAAAGGGACTAGTGAAAGTTCAGAAAGTGATATCTCTTCTGATGAAGAGGAT GAACCTCCTCAGAAGGCTACTTTACCTGCTTCTGCTGCGAAGAATGTACCTTCAGCAGTTGCAAAGGGTAAAACTGCATCCAGTGATAGCAGCTCTGAGGAGGATTCTGATGAAGAG GATGTAAAGAAAGCCACTGTTGTGAAGAAAGCTTCTGCTCCCACACCGAAGAAAATGGAGGATTCCAGTAGTAGCTCCTCTGATGACAGTGATTCTGAGGAAGAAGAG CAGAAAGATGAAACAAAGGGTGGTAAGAAACCTGTTACTGGGAAAACTGCAAAGAAAGAAGATTCTTCTGAAAGTTCCGAAGACACTGATTCCTCCGAGGATGAG GCTCCTACAAACAATGTTCCTGTTGGTTCAAAAAGGCCAGCCCCCACAGCTGGGAGAAAAACTGAACAG GATAGTGATGATAGTGAAGATGATAGCTCTGATGAGAGTGAGGATGAACAACCTGTAGCTGCCAAAAAG TCTAAGGTTGTTTCAGATGCTGGAAAAGATGCCAAGGCTGTTAAGAAAGTAAGCAGTAGTGAAGAGGAGGAATCTGAAGAATCATCATCTGATGATGAGGAAAGTGATGAAGAAACTCTTAAGAGAAAG GAGACTGATGTAGAAATGGTAGATGCTACAACACCACAGAAAATTACCAAGCTGGAGGATTTGAAGTCTGGGAAGAAAGCT CCCCAAACTCCCACAACTCCTCAAGTTCAATCTACAGGATCAAAGACACTGTTCGTTGGAAACTTACCTTTCCAAGTAGAACAAGCTGATAT AAAGAATTTCTTTAAAGATGCTGGTGAGGTCGTGGATATTCGTTTATCCACTGATTTTGAAGGGAACTTTAAGGGGTATGGACATGTTGAATTTGCTACTGCAGAGGCTGCACAGAAG GCTTTAGAGTTGAATGGTGAATATTTGATGAATCGTTCCCTTAGACTTGATTTGGCTCGTGAAAGGGGTGCATATACACCAAGCAGTGG CAATGGTAACAATTCATTCCAGAAAGGTGGAAGAGGTCAGGCTCGAACAATATATGTCAGAGGATTTGATCAATCTCTTAGCCAGGACGAG GCTAAGCAATCATTGGAGGAGCACTTTGGTTCTTGTGGCGAGATTTCTCGGGTCGCGATACCTGTGGACCGGGAAACTGGTTATGTGAGAGG CTATGCTTATTTGGATTTCAACGAAGGTGATAGTTTCAACAAAGCTTTAGAACTTAATGGATCTGAACTTAATAAATATTCCTTGACCGTGGATGAGGCAAAGCCGAGAGGTGAATTCCATGATGGTCCTGGCAGTGGAAGAGGTGGTGGCAGGAGCGGGGGAAGGGACGGAGGTGGCAGGAGTGGTGGATGGAGCGGGGGAAGAGATGTTGGTGGCCGCGGGGGTCGTGGTGGTAGACGTGGGGGTGGTCGATTTGGTGGAGGACGTGGAACACCTAACAAACCAAACCTTGCTGCTGCTGGGACAG gtTAG
- the LOC107920425 gene encoding nucleolin 1 isoform X4, with protein MGKSSKKSTPKVEAAPAVASPKSGKKGKREAQETLEKQVTVKKQKKNDGVAQAVVKKKVEAKTQKKKKDETSSSSDDSSDSEDEPVPLKKQAATTKSGSVPAKKAKQASSLKSSESSSEDDSSSDEEAPQNKKPVVSKNGPVPAAKTVKADSSSESSSEEDSSSDEEAPAKKKNPVVAKKGSVPAAKTLKADSSSSSSEEDSSSDEEAPAQNKKPVAAKPGSIPAAKAVKADSSSESSSEEDSSSDEEAPAQNKKSVATKSVSVPDAKTVKADSSSESSSEEGSSSDEEASVQKKKPVVAKSGSIPVAKTVKADSSSESSSEEDSSSDEERVAKTKVVTAVKNDSAPAKKGESSSSSDASDEDSSSDENEEKSKPATKKGPTTVPKKGTSESSESDISSDEEDEPPQKATLPASAAKNVPSAVAKGKTASSDSSSEEDSDEEDVKKATVVKKASAPTPKKMEDSSSSSSDDSDSEEEEKDETKGGKKPVTGKTAKKEDSSESSEDTDSSEDEAPTNNVPVGSKRPAPTAGRKTEQDSDDSEDDSSDESEDEQPVAAKKSKVVSDAGKDAKAVKKVSSSEEEESEESSSDDEESDEETLKRKETDVEMVDATTPQKITKLEDLKSGKKAPQTPTTPQVQSTGSKTLFVGNLPFQVEQADIKNFFKDAGEVVDIRLSTDFEGNFKGYGHVEFATAEAAQKALELNGEYLMNRSLRLDLARERGAYTPSSGNGNNSFQKGGRGQARTIYVRGFDQSLSQDEAKQSLEEHFGSCGEISRVAIPVDRETGYVRGYAYLDFNEGDSFNKALELNGSELNKYSLTVDEAKPRGEFHDGPGSGRGGGRSGGRDGGGRSGGWSGGRDVGGRGGRGGRRGGGRFGGGRGTPNKPNLAAAGTG; from the exons AtgggaaaatcaagcaaaaaatcGACCCCCAAA GTTGAAGCAGCACCTGCTGTAGCTTCTCCCAAGTCCGGGAAAAAAG GAAAGAGagaagctcaagaaactcttgaGAAACAAGTGACTGTGAAAAAGCAGAAGAAAAACGATGGGGTGGCACAGGCTGTTGTAAAGAAGAAGGTTGAAGCAAAGacccaaaagaagaagaaagacgAAACCAGTAGTTCTTCAGACGATTCTTCTGACTCCGAGGAT GAACCGGTGCCTCTGAAAAAACAGGCAGCTACTACCAAGAGTGGCTCTGTACCTGCAAAGAAAGCAAAGCAAGCTAGCAGTTTGAAGTCTTCCGAGTCTAGTAGCGAGGACGATTCATCTTCAGACGAA gaaGCTCCTCAGAATAAAAAACCTGTAGTTTCTAAAAATGGCCCTGTTCCAGCTGCCAAGACAGTGAAAGCTGATAGTAGTTCTGAGTCTAGCAGTGAGGAAGATTCATCCTCTGACGAA GAAGCTCCTGCTAAGAAGAAAAACCCTGTAGTTGCTAAAAAAGGCTCTGTTCCAGCTGCCAAGACACTGAAAGCTGATAGCAGTTCTTCAAGTAGTGAGGAAGATTCATCCTCTGATGAA gaAGCTCCTGCTCAGAATAAAAAACCTGTAGCTGCAAAACCTGGCTCTATTCCGGCTGCTAAGGCTGTTAAAGCTGATAGTAGTTCTGAGTCTAGTAGCGAAGAAGACTCATCCTCTGATGAA GAAGCTCCTGCACAGAATAAAAAATCTGTAGCCACTAAAAGTGTATCTGTTCCAGATGCTAAGACTGTGAAAGCTGATAGTAGTTCTGAGTCTAGTAGTGAGGAGGGTTCATCCTCTGACGAA GAAGCTTCTGTTCAGAAGAAAAAACCCGTAGTTGCTAAAAGTGGCTCTATACCAGTTGCTAAGACAGTGAAAGCTGATAGTAGTTCAGAGTCTAGTAGTGAGGAAGATTCATCCTCCGATGAA GAACGTGTTGCAAAAACAAAGGTAGTGACAGCTGTTAAAAATGACTCTGCACCTGCTAAGAAAGGTGAGTCCTCCAGCAGCTCTGATGCTTCAGATGAAGATAGCAGCTCAGATGAAAATGAA GAAAAATCAAAACCTGCCACTAAGAAAGGACCTACCACTGTTCCAAAAAAAGGGACTAGTGAAAGTTCAGAAAGTGATATCTCTTCTGATGAAGAGGAT GAACCTCCTCAGAAGGCTACTTTACCTGCTTCTGCTGCGAAGAATGTACCTTCAGCAGTTGCAAAGGGTAAAACTGCATCCAGTGATAGCAGCTCTGAGGAGGATTCTGATGAAGAG GATGTAAAGAAAGCCACTGTTGTGAAGAAAGCTTCTGCTCCCACACCGAAGAAAATGGAGGATTCCAGTAGTAGCTCCTCTGATGACAGTGATTCTGAGGAAGAAGAG AAAGATGAAACAAAGGGTGGTAAGAAACCTGTTACTGGGAAAACTGCAAAGAAAGAAGATTCTTCTGAAAGTTCCGAAGACACTGATTCCTCCGAGGATGAG GCTCCTACAAACAATGTTCCTGTTGGTTCAAAAAGGCCAGCCCCCACAGCTGGGAGAAAAACTGAACAG GATAGTGATGATAGTGAAGATGATAGCTCTGATGAGAGTGAGGATGAACAACCTGTAGCTGCCAAAAAG TCTAAGGTTGTTTCAGATGCTGGAAAAGATGCCAAGGCTGTTAAGAAAGTAAGCAGTAGTGAAGAGGAGGAATCTGAAGAATCATCATCTGATGATGAGGAAAGTGATGAAGAAACTCTTAAGAGAAAG GAGACTGATGTAGAAATGGTAGATGCTACAACACCACAGAAAATTACCAAGCTGGAGGATTTGAAGTCTGGGAAGAAAGCT CCCCAAACTCCCACAACTCCTCAAGTTCAATCTACAGGATCAAAGACACTGTTCGTTGGAAACTTACCTTTCCAAGTAGAACAAGCTGATAT AAAGAATTTCTTTAAAGATGCTGGTGAGGTCGTGGATATTCGTTTATCCACTGATTTTGAAGGGAACTTTAAGGGGTATGGACATGTTGAATTTGCTACTGCAGAGGCTGCACAGAAG GCTTTAGAGTTGAATGGTGAATATTTGATGAATCGTTCCCTTAGACTTGATTTGGCTCGTGAAAGGGGTGCATATACACCAAGCAGTGG CAATGGTAACAATTCATTCCAGAAAGGTGGAAGAGGTCAGGCTCGAACAATATATGTCAGAGGATTTGATCAATCTCTTAGCCAGGACGAG GCTAAGCAATCATTGGAGGAGCACTTTGGTTCTTGTGGCGAGATTTCTCGGGTCGCGATACCTGTGGACCGGGAAACTGGTTATGTGAGAGG CTATGCTTATTTGGATTTCAACGAAGGTGATAGTTTCAACAAAGCTTTAGAACTTAATGGATCTGAACTTAATAAATATTCCTTGACCGTGGATGAGGCAAAGCCGAGAGGTGAATTCCATGATGGTCCTGGCAGTGGAAGAGGTGGTGGCAGGAGCGGGGGAAGGGACGGAGGTGGCAGGAGTGGTGGATGGAGCGGGGGAAGAGATGTTGGTGGCCGCGGGGGTCGTGGTGGTAGACGTGGGGGTGGTCGATTTGGTGGAGGACGTGGAACACCTAACAAACCAAACCTTGCTGCTGCTGGGACAG gtTAG